The nucleotide sequence AGTCTCGTTGGCTGACCAGGGTTTCAGTACCCTGAAAGCCGCCTAAAATGCTCACCCCCTGTTGCATCACAAAGGTTGCTGTCCGGTCCGTGCCGCTGGTGGGGTAATAGGTACCCTCAGCCACCCAGATCTCCTGGCCTGCCTTGACGTTGCTTAAGGCCGTGCTCACTTCTGTGTAGGCATCGCTCCAGCTGGTGCCGTTGTTTGCGCCGCTTGTTGCATCGGCATCCACATAGACGACTCCTATGCCGATGCCTGCCGGGCTGGTATCGTAGGAATAATCAGTATAGGTGCGGAAGCTCTCATTATCACTATCAAAGGTGCTGATCCAGGTGCTGAGTTCAGTGCTCAGGTCCCGGTCAGGATCCCAGCCCACGTCAGGATCGGTAGTCCCGTAGTCTTCATCCAGGTAGTCGGTTGCGGTCAGGCTGCCGTCGCTCTCTTCCACGGTTGAGGCATTATCCCAGAGAGCAGCTGAGTCGTGCCAGTTGTCGATGGAGGAAGGAGACGAGGCAGAGCTGTTGCCGAGCACCAGGGAGGAGTAGAGATGGGGTTCATTGCAGTGCATGGGTTGACCGTCCCCCTGCGGCGAGGTGTAGGTGCCCTGATACAGGGAAGCACCCACATCATCGGAATTGTTGCCCACCATAGTGGTGTAGACCAGACGGGAGTCGGAGGAGCCGTCGCTGATCAGGGCTGTGCCCCGCTGGGCCGTGTTGTCGGCAAACAGGGTATTGATGAAATAGGCATCGCAGCCCATATCGTTGTACACGGCCCCGCCTTTGCTTGAACAGTGGTTGTGCAGGAATTGCGTGTTCACAAAGACCGGAGAGGTATAGAAGTCGTTGTTTACTGCACCGCCGCGACCGGTCCCGATGTTCTCCCGGAAGACCACATCCTCAAAGGAGGGGGCATCTGCATTGTCAGTAATTGTTCTGGTGTTGAAGTCATAGCCGGACACGACCATATTGTAGACAGCCCCGCCTTTGGCAGCATAGTTATAGCGGAAGGTGGTGTTACGCACCACAGTATCGGCATGCACGTTATACAGGCCGCCCCCTGCTGTACATTGCATATCAGTCACTATGCGCAGGATCTCCTGGTCGCCGCTACCACCGGTCACGGTGACCAAGCAATCGGTTTCCGGGCAGGTCTCACCAGGAGCCAGCACAGCATAGCCGTACTCCACAATGAAGCCGTCCAGGACGGCACCCACTGCCCCGCGCAGGACGTGGTAGGAGTTATCCGTGTCATCCTCGGGCACGCCAATAGCACCGCTGAGGACGGTTGCATTATTCTCCCAGTCCCGTTCCGAGACCGCGCTTTCCGCGCCTGCAAAGCCGCCGTACAGGGTCACGCCCTCGACCAGATCAAAGGCAGTGTAGCGCTGGGCCACCGTGGGGCTGGATGTGGCAATGGGGTAATAGGTGCCTTCTGCCACCCAGATCTCGTCCCCACTCACCGCATGGCTCAGGGCCTCCTGCAGGTCAGTGTAGGCCGTGGCCCAGGAGCTGCCGTCTTCTGTGCCGCTGTTGTCCTGATCCACATACAGGGTTGCGCTGCGGGCGGCTTCCGGGGTAAGCCATCCCAGCAGAAAAGTCAGGAAGATAATGGTACCTCTGTCAGGGCGATACATGGGGGCTCCTTCTGTATGAGTCAGTGGGTGGTTGAACTTTGTGAGGCAGCTTACTCTGTTCTCCCCTGCGCGGTCTACCTGTTTGTAGGATCTCTTTGATTCTTACCCAGGAAGATGACAGGACAGGGGGAGGAAGATGAAAAGAGTGTCATGTGAGGAATGGTGGGGCCTTGGTATGCCCCCCGTCATATGACTCGTATGACCCTGGTCATATGACTCGTATGAGCCGGGGCATACCAACCCATATGAGCCTGGGCATATCAACCCGTATGAGCCTGGGCATACCGGAAGCCTGTAGGGGCACGGCATGCCGTGCCCCTACGCCACCCCGATACCCAGGGTGTTACCCTGGGCTTATTTGTTGAACCTCTTTGGGGTTCTTTGCTTATGGGGATATTGGAATCTGCTTGGCCTTGGACAGCACCTACAAACTGGAGAACCCTGAAAGGGTTCCGCTATACCAGGCCGGGGTAACACCCCGGACTATCTGCCGCCTGCCTGCACGGGCACGGCGCGCCGTGACCCTACGCCTTCCCATCAATCCCCTCCAGAATGGCGCGGATGATGATTGCATTGCACCGCCGGGTGCGATGCAGCGGTGTCCCGGCCCGGTGTTGAAACACCGGTCTATTACCGGGCTGTCCCTCCGGGACGCTGTTGCGAATCATCCGCCTGTAGGGGCAACGGCACGCTGTGCCCCTACGCATCCCCCTCAATCCCCTCCAGAATGGCGTGGACAATGGCGGCATCCGTGTAATCCAGCGGCTCGGACAGGGTGGCCTCATCGCGTTCACCGTTGAGGATGCGCTGGATAGCGGCGACCAGATTGGCCTTCGGCCCTTCGGCTATCTCGTTCAACCCTTGCTCCAGCTCCTTCCGCACGTCCGGGTCTTCTATAGCTTGCACCACCGCTACAATCAACTCCTCATACTGGTACAGCCCCTGCCGCCAGCCGGGAAAGGCCAAATACGCCTGCCTGCCCTTGGCCTGGTACTCGGCTGCCTGGCTGCTCTCGCCCTGCTGGTCGGCGATGTGAGCCAGTGGCTTGTAGGTATTCCATATCTGCATTACTGCCGGGTCAAGGGTTTCGCTGATAGCCAGTCCTTCCTCAGCATAGCCACGGGCCTCGTCCAAACGGGCCGGGTCATTAGCCAGCAGGTCGGCAAGGTTGCTGAGGGTACGGGAGACATTGGGCCAGTCTTCCGCACTTTGGAAGACTGTCAATGCTTTGCTATACCACTGTTCCGCCTCTGCCAAGCGGCCTGTGGCCTTGCAGAGTAAGGCGAGTTGGCCCCAGCTACCTCCAGCCGCATTGTTGCCAGCCAGCAAGCCTTGCTCTTCCTTCAGCCGAGCTGCCTGCCGATAGGCCTGCTCTGCTGCCTCCCAGTGCTTTGCCTGCTGATAGACAAGGCCGAGTTGGTGCCAGAACACCGCCTCGGAGGCAGGTTCGTTGATGCGCTGGAACAGGGTCAGGGCTTCCTTGTACCGCTCCTCTGCCTCAGCCAGCTCGTCCTGCTCCTTGGCCAAGGTGCCGAGCTGGCCGAGCACTACACCCGTCTGTCGCTTATCACCTTGCTCTTCAGCAATCTCCAAGCCTGCCTGATAGGCCTCTTTGGCCTTGCTGTACTCGCCTTGGGCAACCAGCACATCAGCCAGATCTGTCCAGGCAAGGCCGGTCTGCCGTCGCACCCCGTCGTCCTGCTCTAACTGAGCCAGTTCCTCCAGCTCCTGCCGATAGCGTCGTTCCGCCTGCCCGGGCTGACCCTGTACCTCAAAGCAGCGGCCCAGTCTGCCCAGAGTCAGGCAGCGGTTATAGCTGGGCGTCTCCTCCAGTCCGGCCAGGATGTCCGCAAAGACCTGTGCTGCCGCTCCGGGCTGACCGTTCTGGCGAAGCTGCTCGCCAAGGTTACTTTGGGCAAGATACCATGCCTGCGAACCCACGGCACTGCCTGCCCTGCCTGCTGCCTCAGTCAGTTCCTCAGCGTCCCGCCGCAGCCCGAAGAAGTAGAGAAACTTGTTGACCCTTTCGGCAAAGTCAACGCCCTCTTCAGTTTTGTCTGTTTGCAAGGCACTATGGACAGCCCGGAGCAGGTTCGGCAGCTCGTAGCGGGCAAGGGCGCGGGCCGCATGGGGATTTGTTCTATCCATCTTGTACAGCTCATTGGAAAGCCCGTAGTACGCCTGCCAATAGCGTGCCAGCAACTCGGCCTGCTCCTCCCTGTCCAGCCGCTGCCACAGGGCCGGGGCCAGGGTGGGGTGGAAGCGGAGAAAGGTTGCATCACTCTCCGCCACCCGCTCGGCCTGCATAAGTCCGGCTATGAGCAGGTGGTTGCGCAGTTCCTGCCAGTCAGCCTCCTTGAGGCCGGTTATATCCTCTACCATCGCTTCCAGACATCCCCCCTGAAACACCCCCAACCGAGGCAGCCATTCCCGGCATTGCGCGGGCAGTCGCTCAATGGACAGCTCCAGGGAGGCAAGCAGGGACCGGTCTGCCTGATTCACCGGCTGCTCCTCCAGCAGGGCCTCCAGTCGTTCCCCCACATCAGCCGGGCCGCGTACCTTGAGCTGTTGGGCCAGCAGGGAGATGGACAGGGGATGAAAGCCCACCTTGCGGAACAGGTTGATCAGCACATCGCGGCGGGGTCGCTTGAGCCTGGTCCTGGGCGGCAGACGGCGCAGGCTGTCAAACCAGTCCACGGCATCGTGCGCTTGCAGGCCCGCCAGGGCAAGGGTTTGGTGCCTGTAGTCGCCTGCCAGGGGATAGCCGGGATGGTTGCAATCCGGTTGCCGGGAGGTGAGCAGCACCCGACTGGCCCCGGCCTCAGACCAGGGCAGAGCCGCATCCAGCAGCTCGGCCAGGGTGTTGTCAGCAGCCAGGGACTCCAGGTTATCCAGGATCAGCAGGGTAGGGGTCTGTGCCAGCGATGCCTGGGCCGCATCCGCATCCACCAGGCTCTGCTCAAAGGTCGTGCTCATGGTCGCAACGGCCATGCTCACCGGGTCGCTGCTTTGAGAGGCTGCATAGCTGATCATGCAGACCCGCTCGAACAGATGCGTGCGGAGCAGCCAGCGGCCCGCTTCCAGGGCTAAGGCGGTCTTGCCCTGTCCCCCGAACCCGGTGATGGAGAAACGACGGCAGCCCTCCACGGCCAAGGCCCGTTCGATCTCCCACAGCTCCCTGCTGCGCCCGAAAAAGCCGGAGGGCTGGGGCTCAGGCAGATTGGAGAGCAGGGCAGGGCGGGGTTCCGGGCTTTCGTTGACCTCGGCACTGAGCAGGGCCATATCCGCCCCGCTCTGATACAGGGCAGGCAGGAACCAGTCGTACAGGTCCAGCCTGAACTCCTCGGCCAGTCCTGCCCCGCGCAGACGGATGCCGCGCTCTGGGTTAAAGAGGAGGTCGTGCCGGGCCTCGTCCAGGGATCGGGCCACGGTCGCGCCCACAAACAGGCTGGCATAGAACTCGGCAAAGAGCTGCTCCGCCGTGCTGACCAGCACGCTATGGGTCATGGCAATGACCGCTGGGATGCCCGCATGAACCAGCCGGGCCGCCACCCCGCTCATGGGATCTTTGCTGTCCATTGCTGCGGACTGACAGGCGGAAAGCACCACCAGGCCTGCATGGTTCTGATGGAGCAGCTGACCCAAGGTCTCGGCCGCAACCCGGTCCTTGTTGCCCTCCTCATCCTCAAACAGGAGCCAGCCCTGCTGCCTGTCCGAAGCCGTGCCATCGCCCTTGAGATCATCGCCCTTGCCACCCCTGTCCGCCTCGCTGTCCCTGCCAAATACCCCGTGCCCGTCAAAGTGGATGATGTCCACCGTGGGCAGTCGGGTATCGCGCAACCGCCTGCGCAGGGCATCCAGGGTCGGGGGCCGGAGAAACTCCACCTCCACCCGTGCCTGCTCCTGCTTTGCCAGGGCCGAGAGCACGGCATCGGCATCGCGGCGGGGATCAATGAAGGATGCGCCCTCCGGCCTGCTGACAATAAAGAGGAGATGCAGGCCAGTCTTGGGCGCACGGGGCTGCGGGGTACGGGCATCGCCAGCACTGGGCAGTCCCCGCCGGATGGAGATAGGCGGGTTCTCATTACAGAGATAGGAGCCTCCGGGCGTGTGGAGCAGCTCCCACGGCAGAGTGAGCACGGCAGGCTCATCAGCAGCAATACTGAGGACGCGGCCTTTCTCCCTACTCTCCAGGAAGCGGTCAAAGAGCTTGGCCGCCTTGCGCTCGCCTTCCAGAGCGGCCTCAAACAGGGCAGTGCCCCAGACCGGCAGCCGCTCCTGCACTGCGGCAGCCCGGGTATCATCGGGTTCAGCAGCATAGCTGGTGCCGTAGTCCTCCAGGTACCAGCGGAGTTCGTTGAGGTCTTTTTCTTCCAGGGGATTGATGAACTCGGCAGGTGGGCTGTCGCCCTCCTCGTTGCCGCGAAGGGAGACCATGACATGGCTGGCATCGGGAAAGGTCAGGCGCAGTTCTATGGACATGGGGGCTCTCCTTGGGGATGAGTTGGATAGGGGGCATACTGGGTTTATGCAGACATGAACGGGCGGTTGGGGTGGACACCAATGACCAGTTGGGGTAGACACCAATGACCAGTTGGGGTAGACACCAATGACCAGTTGGGGTAGACACCAATGGACCAGTTGGGGTAGACACCAATGGACCAGTTGGGGTAGACACCAATGGACCAGTTGGGGTAGACACCAATGACCAGTTGGGGTGGACACCAATGACCAGTTGGGGTAGACACCAATGGACCAGTTGGGGTAGACACCAATAAATGATCGCTGCCTATTCCTTGCAGATAGCCGTGCAGCCCAGGTGCATAACGATCACGCCCAGGGCCACAGCCAGCACCTGCAGGGCATTGCCGGAAAAGCCCATAGCTACCAGGAGGGCCCCAAAGGATTCCAGGACGGCTTTGCTGCTCAAGTTGCGATATCGCCGCCACTGGGCATGGAGCACCCCGCCTTCCTCGCAGAGGTCGCTATGGGCGGCCTGCTTAAAGCGCTGCCAGAAGGACTGCGGGTCCTCCCTGGTCACAACAGCAATGATCTGCCACTGTTTCGGGGTGCGTTCAGGAAGCTGCTCAGGTTGCTGAGCAGCCTTGCTCTCGCTAAGGAAAGAGGGGCTGTTCCGCAGCTCCTTGAGCTGCTCGTCCATATCAAGGCAAAGGGCTTCCAGCTGGTCCGGGCTAAAGGGGGTGGGCATGGTGTCAGGCTCCTTGGGGGCTGTGAGGAATGTATCTGCTATAGGCTGTCATGAATAACAGCTCAGGATTATACCAGAACAGGGCAGCACACCCCAAGGGAAAGTTTCAGAACAGGCTCAACTGCTTGCCTGCTCGCTTCTTCCGTTTCTTGACAACTCTGGGCGGCTCCTTGAGCAGCTCCGGCGGGATCTCGTTCAGGAAGGGGGAGGGCCTGCGCTCTTCAAGGCCGCTGAAGCCCTGCCGTTCCTCAGCCCCGGTGAGGTAGAGGACCTCAGCAGCACGGGTCATACCGACAAAGAAGAGGCGCCGTTCCTCACGAAGATGCTCCTCTTCCTCCTCTGGACTCAGCTCGCTGCGCGGGGTCAGGGGAAGGAGCCCCTCCTCGCAGCCCACCAGAAACACGGCCCGGAACTCCAGCCCCTTGGCCGCATGCAGGGTGGTGAGGAGCACGGCCTCGGCCCGCTCATCATAGATCAGGCTGTCCTGATGCCTGCGCAGGTGCCGGGCAAAGGCAGACAGGGAGGGAGAGGAGGTTGCCATGCTGCGGAAGCGGACCAGTTCTGCTGTCTCCTGGTTAAGCTCGGGGACCGGCCCTGTTGCCTGAGAGTCCAGCTGGTACTGCGCATAGAGCAGGTCCACGGCCTGGGCAACAGACTTCTCTTTGAGGAGCCGGTCGGCAAGCTCCTGCATTGCCCTGATGCCTTGCTGCACAGGCTTTGGCAGATCTACCCCCTGAGCATTGACAGCATCCGCAAGGGCGGTGAGCGGTGCCTTGTCCGGGTGCTCAGAGAGTACGGCCTCAGCAGCAGCCAGCCCCTTGGCTCCGATCCCCTGTTCCTGGCCAAGGAGGAAGAGCAGCTCCGCAGCATCAACCTGACCGGCAGCCAGCAGGCACCAGTAGGAGAGACGCTTGAGCTCGCCGCGCAGGTAGAAGGGCTGCATATCCACCACCTGACAGGGCAGGGTGCGTTCGGCCAGGGCCTGGGCAATGGTATCGGTCTGGCGGGAGGTGCGGTACAGTATAGCTATGTCTGAGAGGGCCAGGCTGCCCCCGTCCTCTGGCGCACCAATAAGGCGATCAATCTCCCGGTGGGAGGTACCACCAATGAGTTGCTGGATCTGGCTGGCAATAAAGCTGGCCTCGGCCCTGGCACTGGGGGCAAGGTGGCGGAAGATGGTACCGGGCTGCTCTGAGGCTGCTTGAGGCGAGCAAGGGCGAACACAGGGATTCGCCCCTCCGCCAGCCTCTTTTTCCTCTTCATGATTAGTCGCAATCACCGCCCCTGCTGCCCGCAGAATATCAGCCCCGCTGCGGTAGTTGGTGGCCAGCTGGTGAAACTCTGGTTCCTGCTCCGCGATAAAGCGGTGGAACCAGGCAGGTCGGGAGCCACGAAAGCCGTAGATGGCCTGGTCCGGGTCGCCAATGGCAAAGACCGTGGCGGTCTCGGCCAGCAGGCGCACCAAGTGGTACTGGGCCGCATTGAGGTCCTGGAACTCATCCACCAGCAGATGGGCCGTGGCCTGGCGCAGCTCTTCAGTAAACCCTGTATCAGTGTGAAGCAGGGCAGTACAGGCAGGCACGATCTCGTCCAGGTCCAGCAGGTTATGCTCACGGAGATAGTGGAAATAGGCCTGCAAGGGGAGGGGACAAGCGCTGGGTTCCGGCAGGACCGCCTGCTCGGCCAGAAAGAGGCCCGCCTCCTGCCGGAGCTGTCTGCGCTCCCGTTCCGCAAGCTCGGGATACTGCCTGCGGAAGACCCAGCCCCGCATCTCCGGGCCAGCCAGTTGCAGCTCTGGATCATGGCGGCGCAGCCAATGGAGGCAAAAGCCGTGAAAGGTATCCACCCGCACGGCCTGCTCTGCTGCTTTCTGTACAGCAGCCAGGCGCTGACGGAGTTCTTCTGCGGCCTTATTGGTAAAGGTGATTACGGTGATGCGATCCTGTCCCCCTTCCAGCAAGCGGAGGACCCGTTGCACCAGGGTGTGGGTTTTGCCCGTACCCGGCCCGGCCTGAACAATGACCCGCCGGGCCTTGCTATCCACAGCAGCTTGTTGCTCCGGGTTGAGTTCCTTCCTGGCCTGCATGGGGCTGACCTGGCTCTTCCGCCTGCGGACCACTGCCTTTCGGGGGCTCTTCTTGCGAGGCTTGGCCGGGGTCATCCCGAAGAGGTTGAGCTGGCCTGCCAGCTGATTCCGCTCCTCCTCCTCAAAGACCCGGATTACCCCGAACTCGCCGTCAAAGCCGGGCCTGCGGATGACCTTGTTCTCCCGTACCCGCTGGATCGCTGTGCCCAGCAGGGGCGAGGCCGTGTTGAGCTCCTCTACCGGGGTATCCAGCAGGATCTGAAACTCGGAGCCGAAGCTCTTGATCAGCTTGCTGTAGACCGCACCCACCTTCTTGGTGGCTGGCCCGCAGCTGAAGAGCTCGCCCAGCATCTCGGCCAGGGGAATCAGGCTATGCACTGCTGGAGAACCCTCGGGCCATTGCGGCTTGTCCCGGTCTGCCAGTTCCATGACCCGGTAGAGTACCCCAATGGTCATGGGGCGGCCGCATTCCGGGCAGAGGCCCTCGACCTCCACGGTCTGGGCTGGTTCCAGACAGACCCCGCATTTGCGGTGGCCGTCGCAATGGTACTTGCCCTCTTCCGGGTAGAATTCCACCGTGGCCTGGAAGCGCTGCTTGCCCTGGTCGTCCACCGGTCTGCGCAGGGCCTCCTTAAGGGCAGGGAAGCTCAGCTCGGTGGTGAATATATTGGCCTCGCGGCCCAGCTTGGACGGGGAATGGCAGTCGGAGTTGGAGATCAGGGAGAAGCGGTCCAGGGCCGATATATGGCGGTTCATCTCCGGGTCAGAGGACAGGCCGGTCTCCAGGGCAAAGATCTCGCTGCTCAGGTCGTCAAAGCATTCCTCAATAGCATCAAAGCCAGACTTAGAACCGAACAGGGAGAACCAGGGGGTCCAGATATGGGCAGGCACCAGGAAGCCCTCCGGGGCCTGCTCCAGCAGGATCTCCAGCAGGATCTTGGAGTCCAGGCCCAGGATGGGCCGTCCGTCCGACTCCAGGTTGCCGATCCCGGCCAGGACTGTGTTGATGCGGCGGGCAGCGTCCAGGTCCGGGACATAGAGCAGGTTATGGATCTTGCGCACCTTACCGCCTCGCTTATAGATGGAGCTGATCTCCGCACTGAGGAGGAAACGGATTTGCGAGCAGTCCGGCTGTACTCCCGGTGGCAGAATTGGGGCCAGCTCGGTAAAGTCGGGCTGCTCCTTGAGGCGAAAGAGACCGGGTTCTGCCGGTTCCAGATTATCGGCCAAGTGGGCAAACCAGCCCGGATGGGTGAAGTCGCCAGTGGCAACAACATCAATGCCCTTGATGGCGGCCCAGGCCGCCAGACCGTGCAGATTGCTGGCCTTGCTGGTGGCCCTGGAGTAGCGGGAGTGGATGTGGAGGTCGGCGATATAGGACATGGAGGGCATGGTGTCTGCTGCTGGCTGGGGTTGGTCGGTTCCCTGATGTCGGGGAGGTTGCGAGGGCGCAGCTTAAAGCCAAGGCGGGGGGATGTCAAGAGAAAGGGGAGGGGGCGGATAGCTGCATTCATGCAGGAGATGGGAGCATTCACGGTCCATTACAGCCAATTCTCCATCCGCAGCCCGGCAACTCGCTCAAACTCCCTCAGATTATTCGTGACAACAACCAAGCCTTCGCTCCGGGCATGTCCAGAGATATGCAAATCATTCACCTCGATCGGTGTGCCACGTCGTTCCAGGTCGGCACGGATATCGCCATAATGCTCAGCCGCTTTTCTGCCGTATTCCAAGATCTCCAGCCGGGAGGCGAAATCCTCCACCTGCCGCAGGTTATGTCCTGGCCTGGCAGATTTTTCCACCCCGTGGATCAACTCGGCAAAAGTGATGGAGCTGATGCACATCTGGCCAGCATGGCGGTTGAAGGTGTCCAGTATCTCCAGCGGTCGCCGTTTGATGACGTAGATAGCAATGTTGGTGTCGAGCATGTATTTCAACATCAGAACGCTTCCCTTTCCTGTTGTTCCTGCGAAGCGCGTTCTGTCATGAAATCATCTGTCACTTTTTCGTCGGACTTGAAAAAACTGTCCCAAGTATTTTCAACCGGTGAAAGTACACGATCTTTTCCTATAACTCGCACGATAACCTTTTTCACTGAGCTAGGAAAACGGGTTTCTACTGGCAGCCTGACCGCCTGGGTTCGATTATTAATAAAAACTGATCCAGTACGCATAAGAAACCTCCTTGGAGATAATGTGTATACTGAAAGTATATAGCATGTCGTCGTGAGCGACAAGGACAAGTTCTATTGGTGTGTGCAGGTTGTTGGCCTTGCTGATGGCACGGGAGGAGCGGAAGTGGATGTGGAGGGCAGCGCTAAAGGAGATGGTGTGCGCTGCTGGCAGGCCCGCTTTGTCGTTTTGGACCACTGTTTGTGGCCGTTATGCTAGTGCTCTGTAAAATCTAAATTTTAGGGTAGCGTATTTAAAATTAATGTAGCATGTTGTCCGAAAAAAAAATTGAAAGAGGATTTCATGCCAAAAAAATACATTGTCCAATTGACTCCAAAAGAACGCTGTCATTTACAGGAGGTTATCAAAAAGCTTTCGGGGGGCAGCCAGAAAGTCCGTCGTGCTCACATCTTATTGAAAGCTGATGCAAATGGCCCCTGTTGGAAAGACAGCAGGATAGCAGAAGCATTCAACTGTAGGACAAAAACGGTTGAGAACATCCGTCAAAATTTTGTTTTGCACGGTTTTCAACAGGCTCTTGACGGAAAAAAACGTGCAACCCCGCCTACTCCGAAACTATTGAATGGGGAGCAGGAGGTTAAAATCATTGCCACTCGTCTTGGTTCACCTCCGCCGGGATACGCAAATTGGTCACTGCGCCTTTTAGCCCGACATGTTGTTGAATTGGAAATAGTTCCGTCGATCAGCCATGAAACTATTCGCCAAGTAATAAAAAAAACGGGATGAACAACCGGAAAATCCAATACTGGGTTATTCCACCAAAACACGATGCGGAATTCGTGGCCAACATGGAAGATGTGATAGAGGTTTATGAAAGACCGTATAATCCTAATCATCCTTTTC is from Candidatus Electrothrix sp. GW3-4 and encodes:
- a CDS encoding choice-of-anchor D domain-containing protein, coding for MYRPDRGTIIFLTFLLGWLTPEAARSATLYVDQDNSGTEDGSSWATAYTDLQEALSHAVSGDEIWVAEGTYYPIATSSPTVAQRYTAFDLVEGVTLYGGFAGAESAVSERDWENNATVLSGAIGVPEDDTDNSYHVLRGAVGAVLDGFIVEYGYAVLAPGETCPETDCLVTVTGGSGDQEILRIVTDMQCTAGGGLYNVHADTVVRNTTFRYNYAAKGGAVYNMVVSGYDFNTRTITDNADAPSFEDVVFRENIGTGRGGAVNNDFYTSPVFVNTQFLHNHCSSKGGAVYNDMGCDAYFINTLFADNTAQRGTALISDGSSDSRLVYTTMVGNNSDDVGASLYQGTYTSPQGDGQPMHCNEPHLYSSLVLGNSSASSPSSIDNWHDSAALWDNASTVEESDGSLTATDYLDEDYGTTDPDVGWDPDRDLSTELSTWISTFDSDNESFRTYTDYSYDTSPAGIGIGVVYVDADATSGANNGTSWSDAYTEVSTALSNVKAGQEIWVAEGTYYPTSGTDRTATFVMQQGVSILGGFQGTETLVSQRDSTTYITTLSGDIGTTADSSDNSFHVLFGASEATLDGFVIQDGSADGELYHGRGGGMLIYDGNAPSVISCTFQDNYAVEGGAVCGYNYSSPTFDNCNFTDNSATRGGAMLFRLGGTPTVSGSTFSGNTATDRGGALFVDYGTNPDVTEGIAFAGNSFTNNTSDGNGGAVYVDDKASQLGSTILSFTGDQFIGNTAGMKGGAIAVYNNNTSVTGTDLNISGNTAGISGGGVDIDQSYDTRPTDTSTAWTCTGSCTISGNSPDDIHDADDDIDEPAIQVKRGLYELADSSGSYDFGEVATASSSAKVFTIKNIGEADLSLTGDPDLVSISGTNADDFTVTEQPSTSLGAHRTSSVTIQFSPSATGARTATVTIANDASEDSEHTFTLTGTGTSGISTGFLPAIFSLLLLQP
- a CDS encoding tetratricopeptide repeat protein, with the protein product MSIELRLTFPDASHVMVSLRGNEEGDSPPAEFINPLEEKDLNELRWYLEDYGTSYAAEPDDTRAAAVQERLPVWGTALFEAALEGERKAAKLFDRFLESREKGRVLSIAADEPAVLTLPWELLHTPGGSYLCNENPPISIRRGLPSAGDARTPQPRAPKTGLHLLFIVSRPEGASFIDPRRDADAVLSALAKQEQARVEVEFLRPPTLDALRRRLRDTRLPTVDIIHFDGHGVFGRDSEADRGGKGDDLKGDGTASDRQQGWLLFEDEEGNKDRVAAETLGQLLHQNHAGLVVLSACQSAAMDSKDPMSGVAARLVHAGIPAVIAMTHSVLVSTAEQLFAEFYASLFVGATVARSLDEARHDLLFNPERGIRLRGAGLAEEFRLDLYDWFLPALYQSGADMALLSAEVNESPEPRPALLSNLPEPQPSGFFGRSRELWEIERALAVEGCRRFSITGFGGQGKTALALEAGRWLLRTHLFERVCMISYAASQSSDPVSMAVATMSTTFEQSLVDADAAQASLAQTPTLLILDNLESLAADNTLAELLDAALPWSEAGASRVLLTSRQPDCNHPGYPLAGDYRHQTLALAGLQAHDAVDWFDSLRRLPPRTRLKRPRRDVLINLFRKVGFHPLSISLLAQQLKVRGPADVGERLEALLEEQPVNQADRSLLASLELSIERLPAQCREWLPRLGVFQGGCLEAMVEDITGLKEADWQELRNHLLIAGLMQAERVAESDATFLRFHPTLAPALWQRLDREEQAELLARYWQAYYGLSNELYKMDRTNPHAARALARYELPNLLRAVHSALQTDKTEEGVDFAERVNKFLYFFGLRRDAEELTEAAGRAGSAVGSQAWYLAQSNLGEQLRQNGQPGAAAQVFADILAGLEETPSYNRCLTLGRLGRCFEVQGQPGQAERRYRQELEELAQLEQDDGVRRQTGLAWTDLADVLVAQGEYSKAKEAYQAGLEIAEEQGDKRQTGVVLGQLGTLAKEQDELAEAEERYKEALTLFQRINEPASEAVFWHQLGLVYQQAKHWEAAEQAYRQAARLKEEQGLLAGNNAAGGSWGQLALLCKATGRLAEAEQWYSKALTVFQSAEDWPNVSRTLSNLADLLANDPARLDEARGYAEEGLAISETLDPAVMQIWNTYKPLAHIADQQGESSQAAEYQAKGRQAYLAFPGWRQGLYQYEELIVAVVQAIEDPDVRKELEQGLNEIAEGPKANLVAAIQRILNGERDEATLSEPLDYTDAAIVHAILEGIEGDA
- a CDS encoding UvrD-helicase domain-containing protein — translated: MPSMSYIADLHIHSRYSRATSKASNLHGLAAWAAIKGIDVVATGDFTHPGWFAHLADNLEPAEPGLFRLKEQPDFTELAPILPPGVQPDCSQIRFLLSAEISSIYKRGGKVRKIHNLLYVPDLDAARRINTVLAGIGNLESDGRPILGLDSKILLEILLEQAPEGFLVPAHIWTPWFSLFGSKSGFDAIEECFDDLSSEIFALETGLSSDPEMNRHISALDRFSLISNSDCHSPSKLGREANIFTTELSFPALKEALRRPVDDQGKQRFQATVEFYPEEGKYHCDGHRKCGVCLEPAQTVEVEGLCPECGRPMTIGVLYRVMELADRDKPQWPEGSPAVHSLIPLAEMLGELFSCGPATKKVGAVYSKLIKSFGSEFQILLDTPVEELNTASPLLGTAIQRVRENKVIRRPGFDGEFGVIRVFEEEERNQLAGQLNLFGMTPAKPRKKSPRKAVVRRRKSQVSPMQARKELNPEQQAAVDSKARRVIVQAGPGTGKTHTLVQRVLRLLEGGQDRITVITFTNKAAEELRQRLAAVQKAAEQAVRVDTFHGFCLHWLRRHDPELQLAGPEMRGWVFRRQYPELAERERRQLRQEAGLFLAEQAVLPEPSACPLPLQAYFHYLREHNLLDLDEIVPACTALLHTDTGFTEELRQATAHLLVDEFQDLNAAQYHLVRLLAETATVFAIGDPDQAIYGFRGSRPAWFHRFIAEQEPEFHQLATNYRSGADILRAAGAVIATNHEEEKEAGGGANPCVRPCSPQAASEQPGTIFRHLAPSARAEASFIASQIQQLIGGTSHREIDRLIGAPEDGGSLALSDIAILYRTSRQTDTIAQALAERTLPCQVVDMQPFYLRGELKRLSYWCLLAAGQVDAAELLFLLGQEQGIGAKGLAAAEAVLSEHPDKAPLTALADAVNAQGVDLPKPVQQGIRAMQELADRLLKEKSVAQAVDLLYAQYQLDSQATGPVPELNQETAELVRFRSMATSSPSLSAFARHLRRHQDSLIYDERAEAVLLTTLHAAKGLEFRAVFLVGCEEGLLPLTPRSELSPEEEEEHLREERRLFFVGMTRAAEVLYLTGAEERQGFSGLEERRPSPFLNEIPPELLKEPPRVVKKRKKRAGKQLSLF
- the vapC gene encoding tRNA(fMet)-specific endonuclease VapC, encoding MLKYMLDTNIAIYVIKRRPLEILDTFNRHAGQMCISSITFAELIHGVEKSARPGHNLRQVEDFASRLEILEYGRKAAEHYGDIRADLERRGTPIEVNDLHISGHARSEGLVVVTNNLREFERVAGLRMENWL
- the vapB gene encoding type II toxin-antitoxin system VapB family antitoxin, producing the protein MRTGSVFINNRTQAVRLPVETRFPSSVKKVIVRVIGKDRVLSPVENTWDSFFKSDEKVTDDFMTERASQEQQEREAF
- a CDS encoding helix-turn-helix domain-containing protein — its product is MPKKYIVQLTPKERCHLQEVIKKLSGGSQKVRRAHILLKADANGPCWKDSRIAEAFNCRTKTVENIRQNFVLHGFQQALDGKKRATPPTPKLLNGEQEVKIIATRLGSPPPGYANWSLRLLARHVVELEIVPSISHETIRQVIKKTG